The genomic stretch CCTACTAATATCGAAAATAAAACTGTCctgtacctaatatttattttaagaacgaaattaactctgtctgtctgttacctcttaaCGCTTAAACCCCTTAACCAGATTAAATGATATGGAGATAGTTAGAGGCCCGAGGAACCACACGAAATCGCGGGAAGAAGCCAGTTTAACatttatattgaaataaaatttcgtattttaatttagataagtttagtttttaattagggttccgtacccaaagggtaaaacgggacctattactaagactctgctgttcgtccatccgtccgtccgtccgtctgtcaccaggctgtatctcacgaaccgtgatagctagacattcgaaattttcacagatgatgtatttctgttgccgctataacaacaaatattaaaaacagaataaatagcggatggcgctggagctaatattcggcgttgcatgaacaagagatttcctttggcaggattggtccttaggacccagggatggattcaagaagtggagccaccgagatttttgatgtaaatttttaggggagggggctctcaacttgatcttgatatctgtatcatttaagctactaggtcaagtttggtatcgtttccgtataaatcgggggtgccgaattcatttctgatattcataatgacaccattccaaagtaaaaacacataaaatatgaaaagaatactttttttttaattcctcttcacgcttaaactgctgaaccaatttagttaaaatttggtacagagatagtttgagtcccagggaataacatagcatacttttaatgtcaataatcatcccttaagggtgtgaaaagggaggaggaaatttgtatggggattcaataaccgctgaaccgatttagataaaatttggtatagagacttgggttgagtcccagggaagaacataggatagattttattccaaaaaaaataccttaaaaatgaaaggtaaggtgtgggattgtatgggaaatcaataaacgctgaaccgatttcgatgaaatctatgtctacatctttgatttagttgaaaatgatactaaacttgacttagaacctaaacttaaagaattattaacctcaaacgtgatttttgaccgcagttaagcaacgtcgggcggggtcagtacttggatgggtgaccgttattgtttttgcctttttttgcattatggtacggaacccttcgtgcgcgagtccgactcgcacttgcctaaattaattttgtatataAATTCGTTGTTTGTTGATAAATTTTACAGAATATATGTAGTTACAACATAGGAATAGAAAAACGTGACATAAAATGACTACATATTATCTCCTATTTACGTCACTGCACTTGTAAAAGCATTTCAAAGTACTGATAATGAACTAGATAGCGATATACATCAATCTTTATATAGATAGAATTGCAAACATTAGATCATAGTGTACGTGATACAACGAAAACATATTTAGAGTATGTatagtataaatataaaacgAACTATGGCACGTGGCAACGCTATAGTATACTTGCTTTGTATAGATTCAAATAGTTTCATGTTGAAACTATGCTAGGCTGCGTTTCATAATTAATCCGTTAATTAATATACTGCGCTGGtaaggtaaatatttaattaacaaaACGCTTAATGGACGAATTACGTAATGACAAATCGCGAAATGGACGAACTGGGTAATCACGAATCGCGAAATGGACGAACTGCCTGTTGTCGAATCGCGAAATGGATGCATCATACATATTATGGGCGGAGTGCGTAGTAGGAGAACGAAGAAATGCGATTTGGACGAACTGCgtacaacaacaaacaaattGAATCTATAATTACTATCATTACTGCTATAAAAAGAACTGATATCAGTTATTTTCAGTCATTCCTTCCTCAAGCGTTGATATATGCGTGACATATTTGTATTCTTATCCAAATAAATCGTTATTTAGATAATTTTAGTGAGTCAGTGCTAATTCAGTTACGTAAAATCTCTTTAAAGTGTTAGTTTGGTTCGGGCACTCAAAGCGGGGGCACTAGTCGACATTAGTCATACAattttcgtaaataaattattgaaaatatcaAAATGAAGGTTGTTGAATTTGATCCCGCTGATTTTCTACCGGAAAACAAAGGTATGTACACGCGTAGAACTCATAATGTCGCATTCTAAAGAAACATAACtcattaaatatgtaatttatacGTGCATCATAATTTGTATTTCATATGAGCTTACTCGTAGTAGCAGTATTAGTTTATCGCTTATGGAATCGTAAAATTGACTCTATATTTCTGCGTTACCGTAGTGAATACAGTTAAATGTATTAAATTACTAACTACATTATTAGAACTTAAAATTATGGCACTTGTTAAAAAGTTTTACACACACGaacaatttttatataattatgtaaatattgaTTAAATAACAACGTGCTCGAAAATTCACAggatataattttgttttattaacaattttatgCACTTCATGTTTAGGTACATTAAACtaacaatattgacaaatgatgAGGTGCAGTCAccttgcaataatatgttactcttcgaaggccgcaaaaatatgtgacacgctcttatgactctacaaataaaatcgtaTCAGATaggtatttttgcggccttcgttgtgaaacaaattattgcaagtAACTGTATATACCTATTATCACTAAAAATTACTACTACATTCACAAAATATTCCAGTAACAATATCAAAATCCATAGTCTTCGTTTAAAACCTTAAATCCAGATCCCAAAATACgtagatattttttttgttccaACTGAAACCAATATTCTAAGCAAAGCGAATGGCTGGCAATTTGAGAGGCCATGGTTAAACTGATTGTTGCGAGCCGAGGGATGAAATTAAGGAAAATTTTAGTAAATTAGGTTCATTAGCATAATTTAGAAAATCCACAGGACACGGTGCAAGCGAACTCAGGAAGGTTTAACTTAGGAAATATTAACACAGACAGGTTATGTTCAAATGCTTAGACTAAATAcacattattagatttatgtTCAAATGTACCATTAATGTGATGTTTGTgatgttaaataaagtttttctatgTCTGtcttattttaaactgttttctCAGAATGTGGAAATTTTAGAGTTATTATTTTTAGATGTGTCGTATTATCCgtttaaatagaaaaaaaatacagggtttgttttctttttcgtCCTATTatacttttgtatgtaatttaagtttatcattatcacgaataaaataaatgaatgttgTTAATGGATGTTGGTATTTATAACGGGCagctaataaatttaattttggcaTCTTAATAGATATTACGGCTATTTTATATGAATGAGTAATTAAGAGCATTAATTAGCACACTAGTTTACCTACCTAACCGAGTTACCTAGATTTAATTGTTTACTATTAAGCATCTTGATACTAAGTCCTTGCCAAAATGACACAGAATTAGTTTAGTAATAGTTGTTTATCAACTCTTTTCGtcgaatattaaaattatttttggcTAAGCCAGAGACATCTGCTAGTCGAGTAATAGGCCAATATATTCGTACGTGTGCATTTGAGATCAAACCGATATTTGATTAATATATCAGTTAGCTGCCATTTCGCTCTATTCGCGCGGTCGTTTCGCGAATAACGTGACAATGACGGCCTGTtagggctacttgcaccatcccactaacccggggttaaccggttaaacctggaattaccatggttaccagtaaaatttgacactgggttaacgggtACCCGATTAACCCCAGGTTAGAGGGTGCAAGTGGCGCTGTGTTGATAAGCGGTTAGAGCGATAGGATTGCTGCTCCAAAAGGTCGGAAGTTCAAATCTTGTTCGACGCAAGctcttttaaatattttatttcaataaaaatattgaagatgttacctatttaaatttacaatttCATTTTCCTATTTCCAGACAAGCCCCTCCCGATCGTGGAGCCGGCAGCCTTGGAATCAACAGATGAGGGCCACGCTGCGCAGTGCGCATGCCCGAACTGTGACGAGGTGCTCGCGCGCTTCTCCGAGTGCAGCATATGCTTGGAACCGTTACAGGTGAGGACATGCTTATAGTATAttatactgcccgattcgagctttaagatacgtcaattaacaGATCTCgaaatgatatggattagatgtgtaagcacatttgacactgacaatccatatcgtttctagatctactaattgacgtatcttaaagtttgaatcaggcCGCTAGAGGAGATTCTTTGGAGTTATTCGAGCGTGTCAGATTAAGATATGATATGCGTAATATTTTAAATCAATGATAAAGTCAGACCAATCCTAACTTACCTTGTGtcatcaaaattatataattttcttaTAATTTGAATTTCGCTCGTACTTTTTCGTAATGTTCGTACATGTATTCAGCTCGAGAGATGTAGAGAGTTTGTGACGTGCGTGAgtgaatgataacaaaatgacatcaaaaggtacatacataagttcgaattggcctcctaACCGATTTGGACGATTCAACATATTGTACCTAAGGAGTGTGCCAATGAAATCTTAATAAGCTCAAAAAATATTACCTCTTCTCATTCTGTTAGTAAAATCTGTAAGATATAGCATTTAGCGCAGGCAATAGCCATATTACTGCCACATTATTGATTGAATTAATACGGAAATTCTACCAGACGGCGATATCGTGATTGCGTGCAAGAACAGCACGTTTTTGCATCGATTTAACTGAGtatttatgaaaaaatgtatgaaaacatcatcttttaacatgcaccggttaataaataaaaattattgtcTAGTGTAAGAAAGACATGTACATGTTTACATTTACATATTGTTACACATGATTTCCGGAGGACTAGGCAACTCTCACGGATTTTCACTTGCTAGATTTTAACATTAATACTAGGCAATCTAGTTTTCCTATTCTAAAGTTTCGCTTACTTTTAGCACCTATATAATAAGAATATACATCAGTTTAtgatgaaaattatatttatatatcataaaaacaacgatatatatGAATGGAAATCACTAAAAACTTACAGAGTAAAACTCCTTCTGAAATATAAATACACAATATATTTGTTACCTCAAATAAATAGTAAACTATTTTCTATACAATAAAACGAAATAACACCTCGCAATAGACATAGAACATAGAAATTACTAGACATATTTGGCTTAACGATGTAGTTACGTAAAGTGGCACTTTGCGCCCGCATTGCTCTTTGTGCGTTGTGTCTCTAGTATTGTATTATTGTCACCACTTAAGTATCCTTAAGACTTGAAGATAATAAGATGTTGGATAATCTTCATAATAGTGGACTGTTGTTGTTCATTACGATATGAAGATAGTAATAATAGTAGTTTAAGTGTAGGTACGGGAATAAACAAAACAAGGTTAAAAAACTGTTTTATCTCAAGGGTGAAAAACGTCAAGGATCCTCAGTTTAATTATAAGTATTGTAAAGCGTcactgttattttatttatttgcagcTGCGAAGATTATAATACTTCCTGTTCTTGTTGTTCCCAATTTCCAATCACTTGGCCAATGTGACATTGTTAGTTCAAAGTCTAGTGTTTGTTTTTAGGACGCGATAAGGTGCTTTAACTTGAATACcgggataattttgaaaatcgcTTCTAATCTAGAAGCATTTTCTACTGTACTGTCTCTACGTCAGTAAGCTAGATGCCTAGATAAGTTTCAGCAGCAAGTATTATAATCAATGtcagtcaaaataaaataaatacctagtaTATAGTAATAAATAGTTTAAATTCAAGTGTATAGGCTGTATATGTTAAAGAACTTGATAGGTACTTTTATAGGTACTACCAATTttctttataatttatttacatataaataCACAGCAACGTTTGAACTTTACTCAGACATATTGATACTGATCCTTTGCAAATATCATACATACATTTAaacacgcctatttcccggaggggtaggcagataCCACGGATTTATTCACTaactacgatcctgacatacctttttcgcttccttcactttcataacgtTCCTCCTTGTAAATATCAATTCTATGTTAATAACAATCTTGTATCTTTTAGACAATtacattaatttttaatattacgTTCTTCTGAACTTGAAAACGTACGTACATATTCGCAAATGTATTACGCGATGCCTCATAACTTGGTGCCTTGGCCTGAATTCATCTTCGAGTGTTACCCAATTGTGAATCTTGTTTATATGACTTAAGAGTTGATTTCGCAATATAACCTTCCTCTTGAACTCGTACGGACGAATATTTATGAAGCAGTTCTACTTGAAAATGGTaacctttggacatttttgctTCCAATTTTACGAGTAAGCTATTGGCGAAATAGTTACATATGATTATGAAGACTTAAAACGCAAATTCATCCCAGTAATATTATTCATATgatcaaaatatttttcagcCTCACCCTATCAGCCCAGACTTTGCAAATACATACTAAAACGAGCACAACAAGAGCCTAATTAGAAAACTAAACTAAGAATTTCTTGTAAAGTCCTAATCCCGTCTTATGTCTAAACGCCACATAAAAAACTGCaacattaatattataatgCAACAGTCACACAACCAACCACCTTGTATGAAGATCTTGTACAAAGTTGGTTCACCTGTTTGTGTGATCTCAAAGCGTCATCAGCGGCCGATCTTGACCTGCGATTCACGTCCACACTGAGTCAATGTAAAACTAAAGTTGTAACGAATCCATTGCTTCTTTTCCAGTGCTGCGGTCCCTGCGTGTGTCCCTGGTGCGGCGGTGTATGGTGCGCGCGCTGTTCTCGACGGATCTCGCGATGTGCGTGGTGTAGGGGCGCCCTGCGAGCGCCGGCGGCGCCCTGCTTGGCGCTGCAGAGGCTTGTCAATGATCTCATGCTACCGTGTCGGAATTACAGGtaaatatcattttttataattCTTGATATTAAAGTCATAATACCTAGTCATAGATTCATGAAACATCGCGATCCACATTTTTGTCATGTCTTCTTGTGGTTTGTGCTATAACACGGTAATTCATGAATGCataaaaataattcataaaaCACTAGAAAAGCCACAAATCAAAGAAAATGTTTGGACAAAATTTATAGAATTAGTAAAATAGTGCGAATAGCTTTTTAGAAATCAATGACACAGTTTTACATTTTCAAACCTAAAAGCTTCGACAAATAAAATTAGTGTCATTTTGTTCTAAAAACGAATTTTACATCTCGtcccatttaatttaatttcgtgCTAGGTCACAGCTAGtacatctttgatttaaaaaagcggccaagtgcgagtcggactcgcccctgaagggttccgtaacagcaagtaacataataaaattgcggtttacggtttatgacgtattaaaaaataataatcatagattttttttagttttattattctgttattttagaagttacatggggggggggacacacattttaccactttggaagtgtctctcgcgcaaactattcaatttagaagaaaatgatattagaaatttcaatatcatttttgaagacctatccatagataccccacacgtatgggtttgatgaaaaaaaaatttttgaatttcagttctatgtatggggaaccctaaaaaattattgttttttttctatttttgtatgaaaatcttaatgcggttcacagaatacatttaCTTAcgaagtttcaacagtatagtgcttatagttttggaaaaaagtggctgtgacatacggacggacagacagacagacagacagacatgacgaatctataagggttccgttttttgccatttggctacggaaccctaaaaaggcattCTAAATCAAAGAAAAGTGACGGTTCTTTGATCTTTTAGAGGCTAATTTGATGACGCATATCGAAATATAACTGTagtgtttattttaattaaactgCTCGACAGAGTATAACGAAATCTAATTAACATAAGAAACTATTAGATGTTATAAATTTTTGTCACTCTCCCAACTGAGACGAGTCTAATGTTAACTCACACATAAAAATTCATCAAATCGTTTAGGCTACAGGGCAAAGATAGACAAGCATAAACCTGAAAAACAATACTTTAATTGTACAGTAGGGTCAGGCCACAAGGACCTTTAATTATATAGCGAGCCTAGTCCCAACCCATAAATTGTGCACTTTTAATCTGTTTTACGATTTATTTGATGCCTATCTGGATCATTGCAACGTCAAAAACGTCAacctttaaaactttttttatgaGGGTACTTTAGGACGCTGTAAAGGTTCgatcttatttattttgtttgaggTGTTTTATGACGATTTTATGGGTTACGTTACTATCGATTGAATGAACTTCATTGACACGTCGCCTAAGTAAATTTAACTCTTCTAATGCTAGTTTGTATTTGGGTCACAtgtagggtttctgctcgagattTCTCGAACTCGAGACAACTCGGGAATTCTGGCTTCATTCGAGACGAGAAAAGAAATTTTGTTTATTCGTcgtatttttaataattatggggcaatatttctgttttttttttatattatcaaATTATACACAAAAAGTTTATACTAAACGGTTTATACAAAAAGACTTGAGACTCGAGACAACTCGAGAATTTGTGCTCGAGAATTCTCGAAACTCAAGAAATAAAATGGGACGAGAAATCAggctgcgtagccaagatgccgatcgcttacgctccgtagagatcgaaacgcaactgtcactgtcgcactaatatggaagtgtgatagagagacataatggttttcgttgtcgaagcgatagcgattgtgaccttggctaggccgccagaaACCTTAGTCACATGTCACGTAAAGTTGACTTTTGGACtttgaaacaaacaaaaataatggTAGAGTTTTCACTATAACTCCTTCTGGATATTCAAAATGTGAAAGTTTTAAAGCTCATATATTAGGAATAACGCATAAACTGCTCAGTAAAATATGAGTAGGTAATATTTGGGATATTATTATCACATTCCCTAAGCGGGTGAAATGGGTGGTAAAAATTAGTACCTAATATATTGTAACAAGAGACTGAGGCAGCTTAATGTCTACTAAGGAAACATATGCctgtattcggatttcgagataatcacaagttCTAGAGACGatctagagatcaactagatctacattagatatcgactagatgtgacttggatatctaagtcataacttgtcgaaatcgttcaagaggacctccagaatcgcggaaacgtcaaatttgacatatctatcttacaaatctttaaattatccatatcgtaacttgttgaagtctagtagaaatctaattcattttccgaatcgagccgtgagtcTAATCTAAAAAGTTATACACACGGCAGTGAGCCCAAgcatttaataaatatgtacctacctatgggAAATTTACGGAACCGTGATGGGATTTCTAAATCAATTATTTCTAGATAGTTATCCGAGAAATAAAGTGTAAACACTTGAAAACAAAATGAATTGTTAATCACCGTGCGAAGAAATCGTATATAATGCTGCTGCTAtaatacccccccccccccattcaCATGAAAACCGTTAGATAGTATGTTATAAAATAACCTTTAATGGACAAACCCATTACGGTGATTATTCGAGTATTCGATTCGATTGGATCTTCGGGTCTAACCAAAATGTCTAACAATAGTTCACAGTGAAACAAAAGGAAACACtgtctctatcgcactaatatggaagagtgatagagagacaataTCGTTTCGTTTCGTAttctgcaaacgattgtcatcttggatAAGCCCACAGTTCAAATATTTAATCGCTACCTACGTGTACAACGTTCGTTGTGATTTTAATTCTAACCCGTCATGCCTATAAGATTTTAGGAATAGTAATTGTTTAGAAATATGTACGTTAATTGTGTCCAACTAATCAAACGTTTCTCAGGAAAATAACGGATCAGTTTCGATATCCGAACTACAAAAtaatatctcacaaaagtacTCCTTTATATCGAAAACAAAGGGTAAACTTTTAACCGGTACCTACTGTATATAAAGGTCCCAAGTGACTTAAAATggtaaatttatataaagccATAAATAAACAGTCCAATCTCATTTCGTGTTAATTAAATCCTGTTTTACTTAACAGCtgaaacatatttattttgtttcatctaAATTGAGACCAATACCAATTTTACTTCTCTTATATTGCCAAATAAATTGGGTTAAGCTTAGATATATAATTCGTTGTTTTCATTCAAACAGAAAACTAATTTACAATGTACTTATACATTGATTGAACCACATTGTctttataaatcatttattattttgtatgaatacattatcatcatcatcatcctggcgtCAATCCCGGCTGTGCCCCCGCGCGGGGCGCGAGGACCCGGGGTCCGCCTTCCGACTCCTTCGTGACCACTTTGCCCGATCTTCGGCATCCCTGGTAGTGAGTCCGTTGGCACGCATGTCCTCCTTGACGACATCAAGCCATCGCTTCTTGGGCCGGCCTCTTCTTCCCGTACCGGGAGGAGGCGGCATGGCCAGGCATTTGTTACCCACGTAACTTGCCGGTCTGCGCGAGACGTGGCCATACCAACGAACGAATACAGTTACttagtaaaaatatataaattgattcTTACTCGTGCTTAATTCTTGTAAAAACTATAGATGAATCTGGGACTAGTTACTATAGTTAGATTGTAATTTGCGTTTTTTAAtgagttatttttaataaactctAAAAATCGTCTAAACTGTATCCCTTTCATAAATATCTTAAGTAAGTATATCCCCTGTGACGAGAACTATGTAATACTTAGTCTAATTAATATAAGGTAGCTACTATTAATAATAAACTAGTTTCTAATTAAGTATACCTTTAATTTTCGCCCCAAAGCGCGCATTATGTAATGAAAGACCACCCGTGCAGTGCCATTGTATTGTTCAGTCGacttcaaaaatatgtttacacttttgcaccttactcctttgtaataaggcgaaaaatgtaaacatatctttgacgtcgactgtacgaaACTAATGAAAGAGTGGAAAATTAAAactgtaaatattaaaatttattactgAAGTTGTTTTGCGAAGGAAAATTAAAACAGGTGTATTTGGGTAACAATGTTGACTTtagaatacaatacaatacaaatagaGCAATAAAGATAAATTGCTCACCAACTTTAGTAGTTTTGACGAGGTTTTCTTTTGACAATTAATGTCAGCAGCTCAATATGGAAAATGATAAGCAGAggtctagccaagatgacaatcgcttGCAGAAATCGAAACGGAACActataatttccatacattattcaCTATATTGGCAGGCCCCCAGTGAGGTGCTCTATTATGCGCCATCATTCTAATAAAAAATCGAATATTTCCTTAATACCAATATTACTAAActataaataagtaaacagAGCATTAGTCATAACCATTAGTATAAGTAACAAGGCAATTGTTTGGACCCATTTCTTCCAAAGGCGTCGTAAAAGACGACTACGCGAACTTGTGCTAGCAAcaactacttacctacctacatataaagTTCAATGCAAATACTTAAGCGTTCCGTGTCCCgttaaaaaaatccatattACATTATTAGACCAAGATGATTCCTTAGATAGTAGGTGAATACagactggccgcgtagccaagatgccgatcgcttacgctccgtagcgatcgacacgcaactgtcactgtcgcactaatatggaagagtgatagagagacataatgcttttcgttgtcgaagcgatagcgattgtaaccttggctaggccggctgaacaGATAGTCACATTAACTTTGACACGCAACATAAAgttaatatgtatataatattaaccAACTTTCAAAGTGAAGCGTGCGAGCAATTTTTCTAATGTCATGTTCATGTTCTAGACTACCTAACTTAATTCCAAACGATGGAAACTGACTTCCATTAAGTTATTAAAGTACAAGTATAACGTCTTTGGAATAACCAATGACGTGCTTTTTTGCTTCAATCGTTTTTATCAGCgtaattgataaaaatattggTCATGTATTTTTGATAAATGACGAGGTCAAAAGGGCAAGGCTCATTTAATTGGTTATTGGTGACaaaataattacgtacttatattttgtaaaatttttACATTCATTGTGATAGTGAGGTCGATGTTTTTAGGGCACTCTAGTAGTTTAACGAATGAGTTCACGAAAACAACCGCATAATCGTGCTACTATATTAGCTATATaccataaaatataaaataattagcaGCTGGTATAATATCCATCTAAAAATAGACTTAATAACTGTGTCTCAGACACGTACTTAAAGTTATTGAGTCTTAGACACGTACTTAAAGTTATTAGCATAACTAGAACTAAGACGTAGACGTATTAAATAAGACTAGAAATTGTGGAATAACCTCATGTTACTCAACATGCCTAGAGCCTACGTGACTGTAGCCATCTACACACAGGGCATAATTGATGTGCTtcttgtatttaatttaaacgaAACTACTCAAACTACGTAGAATGTAAAGATTTTATTGTAAGAAAATACGAGAGcaatttaaaaagaaagtcTATTTAAAATGAAAACATAGCTTAGCTTTACCAACCCAAATTGttgcaatttatttaattagcaGTAGGCACGCCTATTTATTTCCTCCACAATtcataagaacaaaaaaaatgaGCCAGATAAGGAAAATACATGTACTATATTAAGGTTCATATTCTTTTCATTTCgtcataattgttattgtagaAAGGAATGCGTTCATTACTTATAGGCCAGTACCAAGAAACATTTTCGTACTTAATCATACTATATGATATATGATTTGtatgattattggtgcaataaagaatatttacttacttacttacttacctatttcttttaattatttaaaactaacCATATATTTTCTTTGTCAACAGACGCGGCTGCACAGAGCTCCTCACAGCGGCCACCAGACCGAAGCATGAGGAAGACTGCAAATTTGACACCATGACCTGTCCCATCACAGCAAACTGCTGTTCCATACCCTTCGAAGAACTCTCCGCTCATCTCCAGGGCACCCACAACATCATTGCCGTCTACTCACAAAAAATCAAGATCCTCATAGAAAACTTCCAAACCAAGTTGAAGAAAACCGCTTGCTGCAGAACTAAATACAAGATCATTCTGCTTCATCAAAAGAGCGCGTTCATCATCAAAGTATGCATCTACAATTACCACGTCAGAGTAGAAGTGATGAGGAGAAAACTAGGATACATCGCAGACGCCAAGTCTGAAT from Cydia fagiglandana chromosome 11, ilCydFagi1.1, whole genome shotgun sequence encodes the following:
- the LOC134669092 gene encoding probable E3 ubiquitin-protein ligase sinah, whose product is MFPRIQGLFHSVTEKRQHNDCGENSVTIVTEKKMEDDSSDSSSGENVEIEDKPLPIVEPAALESTDEGHAAQCACPNCDEVLARFSECSICLEPLQCCGPCVCPWCGGVWCARCSRRISRCAWCRGALRAPAAPCLALQRLVNDLMLPCRNYRRGCTELLTAATRPKHEEDCKFDTMTCPITANCCSIPFEELSAHLQGTHNIIAVYSQKIKILIENFQTKLKKTACCRTKYKIILLHQKSAFIIKVCIYNYHVRVEVMRRKLGYIADAKSESRKSDYCALVEFQSKALSTKSAILIENENYSKKAEIQWNDVIMKSENDEAITIHVNIGKSDAERKDYAES